DNA from Rhipicephalus sanguineus isolate Rsan-2018 chromosome 11, BIME_Rsan_1.4, whole genome shotgun sequence:
CACTACAAGGTGTCTTAAATATAGATGTATTAAATGTATGACAACTGCAGTGAGGTGTGCTACGAGATATATAACGATAATACTGCACTGGTTTAAAAACCAACAGTGGTGCTAGTTTGTAATTAGTTCTACTGCCTCACCAGGACACCTGAACACAATATCCTGGAGGCAAATGCAATACTAGACTTAACTATCATGACAGTAACATCTAATTAGGGGCTCTGCAACGAGTCTCTCAGGCTAAACATGTACACAGCATGAGTACCATTTCATACCCACTCCATGCATAATGCTCCACATTCAGGATCTTTAAGTAAAATCGATAAAGCAGGAAATGAACAACGCACAAAAAAATTCAAGGCATACCGCTGTTTCTCTGTGAGGTCACTGCAACTTGAACAAATCCATTTTCGCATCCAATGGCTGAAATTCGAGTGCTGTCTTCATCCTTGTACTTGAGATCCATTGCCAAGACACTGCAGCCCCATATACAAAGCAGAAATGCTAACAATTTAAACAACCACTCAGTGACATTAAAGGCAGATGCAGAGCTCCTGTTAGTTTGCCACAGAGCATAAGAGTTCACTAGATCTGAATAGCCTCGTTCAAGGCGAAAAGCGTGGGATCAAATGCTCTTGTGACCTTACATGTCGGGAATGTTTCCAAATTCTGGAAAGTAGTCTTCCACTGGAATCTCGCTGTAAGTCTGGTGTATGTCCTGGATATGTATGAACAAAAGAACCAAGGTCATTTGGTGGTTGAATGTGTGAAGAGTTCCAAGACAAAACTAGTGCCAATGAACTATGAACAAACAACAGACCTCTCTGAAAAGATGTATCCTGCAGTCACTCCCACAGAGGAGGAACACAAACTCTCCACTTCTCTGGCAAGCTTGGTTAGGGAACAGCCTGTTTGGTTGAACAGAGTGGAACAAACAATACAGAACTCAAGTTTACATAGCTGCCTTAAAGGAACACTACTCTCACTGCGAACTTACGGTGCATGAGTGAGCTGGTAGGGAATGAAGTTAAGCTCGAGACTCTGACATCCCTCTGCATTGAATGAATTGTGTACATCAGCGCAACACCAGTGTTTCTAGAAAACAAGGCCGTGTAGGCTTACGTGCAATTCTGTCAAGGTCCAGTCCACACCCTGGTTCCGACTGAGAATAGATGTTCAGATAATGTCTTGCAAGCTGATTTTCTCCGGGCTAAAAGAAAAGGAACACAGTACTGATCCTTAACACTGTTTTTACAAGCAGTTTCTTTTAAGTCTTATTTTATGCATCATTGTGGCGCGATGCCTGCAAAGCCGGTAGCAGTGCTCATCCACCTGCATTGTGGGATGCCTAATGGTAGCCGGGATGTTGTTTCTCTTGTACAGCAGCACTTAACTCGTGTCTTGGAGCCTCGCATGCTGTTTCACGCCAGCATGTAATTGCGTGCACTCTTAGAAAACTGCTTGAGGAGTTTCAGAGCAAAAATAAAGATTGCTATCACTTTCAATGCTTCGCCCAAAACTGTTCAGTCTTTATCAATGATATTTGATACAATGTTTGAAAAGCAGAACTAGTTGGCAAACATTAACAACTGAATGAAGTGACCcttgacagttattgaacaaTAAATCCATGTGCATATATGTCACTGTCGCTTAATTAGCAGTAATTTTGTTGTTGCAGCTGATGAACAGTTATAAGAATGTCAGAAACTTCATGTTTACCCTGATGAAAGCAATTCCAATTATTATGTCCAAGTTGTCAGGCACCGACTTGCTGAATGCATCGATTGCAATCACATCAGCTCCCTCTGCAAGCATATCAAAGCAGCCATGTTAGGCAACAACATTCTAAATTGCGTGCAAACTGTGTCGAATTCGTTTCACATGGTGATCAGTACCTGGCAGATAGGTGAAATGTATTTCTCGGGAGGAGGGCGTCAACACGTTCTTCTTGTTCCTGGTGTACTCTATGCAGAACACATTTCTCTGAAGGCAAGACACCAGGACCTTGTTAGCGTCGCCGATGTTCAGAGTCGTCATGCCGTAAATGTTACTCTGCGAAGGCAGCCCCGAAAAATGAGCTTCGCTCATTTTTCTCCTGTCCGGATACATCTGAAATACGAGCGCGCACAGAGATCGTCAGTACGATCACCGCGCAAAGACTCAAACTGTAGAACATCACTGGCCACCCTAGTTCATGTGATCAGCACAGGCAGTCCGTGCCAAAATGActggtagcagacgacgcgcatttTACGCTCAAGCCGCACGGCCGCTCCGCCCGTCTCTTATTGGCTGTTCACTGGTTACTGAAAGTGAGCAGCCaataagggactatacacgcgctatccgcacacccgctcagCACCTGACGGGACatctgccgcccgcaaacggaggaagAAAAACCGGAACGaggccaatcgtcgcacacggggtaccggtttttcctcctccgtttgcgggcggcaggtgtcccgccacgtgcggagcgggtgtgcggatagcgcgtgtatagtccctaagaGATGGGCGGAAGGCCATCCGCACTGTGCGGAGCGGCCGTGCGGTTTGAGCGTAAAGTGGCCCTTAGCATGAGACAGCCATGCGTGCCATGTAGAACACAGCACTATCAATATAGTGCTGTGTTCTACACAGCTGTTAATGCATAAGCCTTCAGAGGACACAAAATGGAAGTCAGCCGAGTAACGTGCACGGAAGCAGCTTGTACTCGTATCAGAGAGCAGGGTACTCGGTTTCACAAACCTTTAGCGCTGATTATTTCTCGTTAATATAAGACCTTCGAAAAGGAAGTGAGAAGAGCGTCGCTTAATTGTCACCCACAATCACATGGACGGATGATGGCAAAAAGACAGCAAAAACATGCCGACAGCTTTGGGGCGGCTCTTTTTCCCGCTGCTAAAGTTTGTTGACGCAAGGAAAGCTTGCCTTGGCTTGGCTCATGTTGGCTCGTATTGACCGCTAGATAGATCTCAGATGTCGCTAGTAGAAAGGCTGAAGCAAGCTAGAAGCAAGCCTCTCGAGTTGTGTTGTAACCATAGATCCAGTGCTAACATACAGCAGGTGAGATCATAAACAAACATGGCGTCGTGTGGTGCAGCTGGGACCGGCCCCCTCGTCCTGAGGGTGATCTCAAACACCGTTAAAATAGTTAACAGCGCTGGAAAAATTATCAAGGACATCATGAATAGCGGGAACCTCGGTATCGTTGAAAAGGTTGGTGCTTTCTTGCCTCTAGCACAGTTTTCTCGCACTTCTTACTCTCCGCCGTGATTTGGCGCAAACTTCTAATCGGCGGTTCTCTCAACTTGGGCTTCTTATCGGCGTTCCGTTAGCGTGTAGATCAAGTGGCGTACGCTACTTTATAAACAGAAAATTTCAATATTTCTGAAAATTACAATTTGCTAGCGGCATCCGGAATCGCGTGATCGGCAGTCATAAGACTGCCGCTAATGCTGGCCCCGTTTGATTACTGCTGCCGTGTCCTCCACAGCTGTACGATTGCCGGAAGGGGCCTTCATTTTATtcatgttttcttgctttttttgtagCTTGCTCTTCGTTTTTGTGTGAATCGTTACGCCCGCTCTCTCGCCGCCTGTCCACTCCATCCGTCGCCGCGCCGCTTTCCCAAGGCTATCCTCAACGCTTGGCAAAGCACTGACGTTGGGAAACTACCTTGAGCATTTATCTGCACTTCAGCGACACGCAGGCCATTCATTAGCTTCTATTGCTGGAGGTACACGTACTGTTGCAAAAGCGAAGTGGCTTCTACCGtgtcaagttaaaaaaaataacaataatgcGAAGACTGCTATTAACTCGTTTCGTTTTGATGAGCCGTTGCCGTAGTATTGTGTGGCACCAGGCGATTTCAGCTTAGCGCTGCGTGATTACGATTTTCTCTCCTCCGTTTCAAGGCGTGACCCTTCGGTAACGTAAAATTTCCAAGGTTATCTTACCCGTCGATCGTGTGCTTTTACAGCGGCCAATGTTCTCGAACAAGTGTCCATCGTTATCAACATTATTGCGGCTGTAAACGAAGCGTTGCTTTCCGGCACTGCATGCCAGCTTTGAGGGGAATGTAGAATTTTTTTGTCTGCTTTCCGTTGGTCGAGAAACGTCTTGCCCTCAAAACGCAGCCTAGCGTTGCTTGGAAACCCATTTATTAAAgacaaaacagcgcaaaaagaccgaacacaaggaaggacgcacacaaacacactgtATCTGTGTGTCTTTCCTTGTGTTCCgtgtttttgtgctgttttgtcTTTcctaagtatgaaccaacttgccctaGCATCAGTTTTAGCTTGGAAACTCACGGCTTAGCGGGAACTTAATCTGGAGAGATATTTTCACTTAACGATAAATATTCAGTGGCACTTTGATTCGCGTTTGGAGCATTAATAAATAAAAGCGTGTCAGCACTGGTCATGTAATCTAATCTCTGGAGTACGCTGGTCATGGGGCCAAAGTCTAGGACAACCATTGTGCACACATTGTATTATTAGATGCTGTTTTAAGGCTACACACAAGAAAAATATACCATTACCAGCCCTGCATCCTTGCCAAGATTGCTTTAGTGGTGAATGTAATTCATTCATAATGAACTCTGCAAGAGTGTAATTTCGTTATAGTTGGCATTTAAGCTCAATGAAGTGATCAGCATCTCCTTTGGCAGGGTCACTACATCTCTTACATTTATAACAGAACCCTTGACCAGATCAATCATTATCAGTCTTGACTGCTCATGTTAGTAATGCTGAATCGGAAGTAAGAACGACTATGTTTTTTCCCTCTTTCCCATTCAGGAAGGCATCAACGACTTGCAGACCGAGGCAGACCGCTCCGTCCAGCGCTGCATTGTGACCTCCCTCTCCCGGCAATTCCCCAAACTGACCATCATTGGAGAAGAGGTGAAAATTTGTCTACTGATGAATCAACTGTGACTAGAAATTATTGTTTTAACATGTCAACACTTAAAATGTTTCTCTTTCCGTCCATACACATGATTGTAACAACAAAATACTGTAAGCAACCAAATACTTTTTTCAAATTATTGCAGATGTCTTAATGTTTAGTAAACTTGCATTCATGAACAATTTGTGGAATGGACTTTTTGCACTGTCAAGCCTTTCTGTTGCCATAGCAGTGGCAAAAATTTTTTTGTATTAGTACATTTCGCCACATTCACTTGGTGGCTGTGGCGAAACCCAGAATTTGGTTGCAAGAATTTTGTTTCACCAGGGCCACATTCCAATGAACTATGATATCCTGTCATTAATATTTAAAGGAATGAAAAAAGATTCTGGGGAAAACAAAGTGGCAGTTACAGTATCCAGCTTGGCTTGGAATGAGAGCACATTCTAGTGCTTGTGGCTTGCAAATCAAGCTACTTAAATTTATGATATTGGATATGATGCATGATTAAATGACAATGATAACGATGCCACAGGTTACTCTCCCCTGCAATATGGAAACTATGCAGGCTTCACTACTGCAGGGTGGAATAAACTGTGGTGCCATCACTATCTGTGGTTCCCGATGATAAATGGTCAATAGGGCTGCTCCCATGAGAATAGATGGCCCTTCGCTACATTGTTTATATTTCTGGCTCTTTCTTCACATTAGCATCAAAGAATATAATCTTTTATGTAGTAAAGGACTGTGTAGGCATGCAAAATGTAATTCAGTGCAATATTGACTCATGGTGTTATGTTGCAAAATATGATGCAGGAATTCTACGAAATTTGTTGCAGGTTTGAGCTGTTTACCGTCAAATGATGGAGTGACGCATCTTTGTACCCAGAGAACCTAGTGCACCACCTGTCTTTGTTACCAATCCATAATAGTCAATGCACTGCAAGCCCAGAGGGGTACAAATAATGTGTAATTTCACACAaccatatcaatcaatcaatcaatcaatcaatcaatcaatcaatcaatcaatcaatcaatcaatcaatcaatcaatcaatcattttttAAAGTTCTCTTATTACATGAAAATAtacaacactgattagacccatagccactggctagtagggggtctaaataaatatgcatttaaaggaacagattgtgttaacaaagcagatattttataagtacacttaaatcataagaagaaaaaaaaatggagcaaaATATAAAAAGGAAACATATTTGTGACAGGTAGATTACAGTATCGTGCAACATGTTGCATGCATGTAAGGGATTGTATGTGTACAATAcaacaaatataaatacagagAAGTACAAAAACCATGTCAAATATGATTTTGTTAGACATATAATCAATGTATTACACACACTTGTGTATAACacacgcacatgcgcacactTATAGTTGTAATATATATGAGATAGTTATTCTGTAAAAAAAGCCTCACAGCTCAGAACCTACTGCACCGCAAATTGCATAAAGTAAATCTTCCAAGACTGCACTGCTTTTGATCGTAGCTTCTGCAGTGTCACCTGCTAAGTGTGAAACATACTATATAGGCTTAAGGGAGAGGCAGTGTAAACAAACCGTTATAATGGCACTGGTAAAAACTTTATGTAAAAGGCGCAAGTGCTCATAAGTTGCTCTACTATTTTAACGTTCAATTTGCAGACGCTAGAGGAGAAGAAGATAAGCGATGACTGGATCATCACCGACCACGACAAGGATGTCCTGTCAACAACGCTGCCAGATGAACTCAAGGACGTCAAAGAGGAAGATGTGAGTGCTTCATTGTTGGCTTTCGTTTGATCATAATTTCATACTTTTGGGCACTGCAATTGCACGAGAGAACAGTGCATCGTAATAACTTTTTCTAGCGCACATTGTCACAGGGACAAAAAGAGGGAACCACACCAGcactactatcaactgaaggcatTATTCAGCAAAGGAAAACATATAAACATATGGCCGCTGACGCATTTGGCGATGCATTGTGCGCAGTGTGGGTGCGAGGCATGCTTTTCGGATACAGTCATTCTGTTTAGGCACCACACGAGAGCTCGCAGAGGCATATCACATCCACATCAGGAAGTCATCTTGTATCAGCCACCCGTCATTAACTATTTCTGAAAAAGAAGTGTCGCTTCTGAAAAAAAGGAGTAGCAGCAGATATGGTAGAAAAAGTTATTACGATGcatataccaactagctcgcctttccgtatTACTCCAGAGAACAGTGCTTTTGTATAGCATAGTAATCGGGTTTCTTTCATGAGTGGCAGCAGGTTTTCAAGTTCCTTGGCAACTATGTTTGATTTCATTGCAAGTAGTTATGAATCTATACTATCTTTGCTTAAAGGGGctgacaaccaacttttgtggtacccgttttcttgagtgcaatgggaagcttaccggtcagagcttctaatcatggagtggtaacgcggagaacgccgtaaaacatttgtaatcagagtttttcgatctgcagcgattatgcagtcttaatatcacatgctgcaaatagtgagaggtgagcgcgatagcgattatacaccagcagtggtgacaagttatgccctaagtataaaaaggcaatgttacgtttgcaaagcctgcggtgccgcgactactgccttctagcctattaaattattttacaatagttatagcgtttttctggggcttcttatagaagtactttggccgtacacaggtcgctttatcacattttagtcaagccaagctaagccttcgaaaacgaaacaagtggtaggatacaccagcagtgctgttcatgatgtggtagcaatcctccacagaacataagtcgatggcattttgcgagcagcagcgcaaactcgcgtgctactcttcaaaagtccgatacgacgagagcagacgagagtcgagctacgcgggaaacgccgccagacaccgcgcgcatgcgccgcagcctccgtttcactggaagccatgaaagcagcgccgcatctcatgctttacttcttttaccttagaaacaaacgggaattgacaataacatacatattcaaatttacagccctcgttctggtgcgtgtaaaagcattagactacgtacaacaaagtgcttaagactgcatacgtctggttcatggcgctcgcgctaggctgcgcgacataccggtttttgttacttttaaacgcgatttaaaaatataaatcctactcagatcgcgaaaagtattctggaatctgtcactataattcatggccttttcatttccaccaggatctaatcacccatTCTGGcgagttgtcggtccctttaagcttatTCTACATAAAATTCAATACTAAATGTTTTGTTTCAAGGAAAGTGGTAAGTGTTGAAAGGTACGGGACTTAATGTACACAAGCCAGCATCAAATTTTTCACGGAATAAATAGAAAAACTGCAGTGACAATTTCTTCAGCAGTGTTACTTCGGGCAAGACGCATGTCATGTGCCCCTGCTCTGCATTTTCTACAAATAAGCGCTTGACTAATAAACTTGTCTCccgtgtgcataggcgtgcgcagggttccccatcagggggggcaaaggttcatcgcaacgccccccacccccccaccctactaagtcaatgtatggggcagatttgccccccccccccatcttaggtgaccagaagggtcaatgtacggagcagattttgagtcccctcttaggtgattaggggcggtggccgcccccccctgtgcacacgcctatgcccaTGTGTAAAGAATAGAAGGAATGTTGAAGCAAAACGCTGGGCTTAAATCTGGAACATTAGACTAGCCTTATAGAAAATTTGTAACATGTATTTTATGTCAAGAGGTGACTGAGTTGTAGTGAAAATTGTGGCAAAAGGGTGCACATAATTGACTGATGTGCCACCAAGTTGACCAAGGACCAATTCATGGGGAGCACATCTTCACTTGCACAACTCTGTCATGTTGTTGCAAGTCACTTATTTTTATTCAAAAAGAATTTATTCAAAAAGAACACGTGCTACCCtctgtcggaaaaaaaaaaacattgaatggTGGTGAGATGCTTGTTTTCCAAATTGGGTCATTTTGACTTAGTTGACTGCAAGTGGGGACCACATGGTAAGAAGTGCATCCATGCACGCACGACTATCTGAGCACAAAAACTCTCGAATTTGGCTCGACTTGTACCAAGCTTCTACACACAAATTTTATTAAGAGGCAAATAGCTCCGACAGGAAGCGAAGTTGTG
Protein-coding regions in this window:
- the LOC119374219 gene encoding KICSTOR complex protein kaptin, translating into MYPDRRKMSEAHFSGLPSQSNIYGMTTLNIGDANKVLVSCLQRNVFCIEYTRNKKNVLTPSSREIHFTYLPEGADVIAIDAFSKSVPDNLDIIIGIAFIRPGENQLARHYLNIYSQSEPGCGLDLDRIAQGCQSLELNFIPYQLTHAPLFPNQACQRSGEFVFLLCGSDCRIHLFREDIHQTYSEIPVEDYFPEFGNIPDIVLAMDLKYKDEDSTRISAIGCENGFVQVAVTSQRNSGEIEITSSWQVDLDSPISALHLFEDSAHWTLPDYIKHTELANNCSSGSTLKTHLLVCRALISSFVYRDVLDRGLEMHAMLPCSDDFDSVVCGCVADIDMDGVNEVILGTYGQEVLVYKLTCQRSGKEAYGLLWHQTVSHPILSIKYMDLTGDGICELLVLSTKGLHILQHDLREATSICMERMEKIAEFLKSPSTPD